The window GTGTGGCTTTCTCCTCATAAAATAATCTTAAGATTAATAAAATGATGCTTTCCTTTAATTTTAGTTTTAATCGGTTATACTCATACTGATTAAATAAGGTAACAACTAACAGGTTCTGATCAAGTTCAACTTTCCATCCAATTAGCTGAAAATAATGTTGAAATAATTTATAATTCTCTTCAACAAAATAATAATCTTCAAAGTCAGCATCCTTTTTCGCAGTAATAAAACAGACCGATAATAGTTTATTACCAATTCGTATGAAATTGCGACGATTTGACGACGATAATTTTTTGTATTTTTCATTAAACAAGTCTGAAATACTACTTAGATTCATATTATTTCCCCCAAATTTCAAAGTCCTTGAACGAATAGTGATCGGTTATTATTTTGCTATCTTTTCGTTTAATTCTATAGCTAACATTCGAGCTTCTTGAATATAAAACAATGTAAACGATCACCTTTAAATCATCAATTGATTCAACCTGAATCATTGAAGCCTTTATGGAATCTTTTTCTTGTAGATAGGTTTTAACAATAGTATCTATACTCTGTTTACTATATATGTTTTTCTTCGTTAAACGTTCTAATTTTAGAGATTTCGTTTCCTCATTTACTTCTTCTGGTTTATTAATTTCTTTGGGTAGAAACTCTCCGCTTTTTCTAGGTGGTTTATATAGCGAATTATTATTAATCATATGTTGTGTATATAATTCAAATAATCCTTCCATCATTTCTTCATCTGATACTTGATCGATGGACTTTTTCTTCTTGTCCTTTGAAGAGGCAACCATATATTTTAAAATCGTATTTATTTTACTAGGAATATCTCCATTGTTTGTAAGGTTAAATTGAACTTTGGCTATTGAACTCGATACATATTTTGAGTGTTTTTCATCAATATCATCTATGACCTGATCAATACTATTAAAACTCTCAATGACACGATTGATACTCATTAAAGTATACTTCTCTGCCTCATCATAGATCGTGTATTTATTTAACTTAATTAGATCATTACAAATTGTTTCTAATAGCATCCGATTTTTCTTAATTTCCTCTAATTTATCAATGATATAGGGCCTAAATTTACAAACATTATCTGTTGTTTTTAACCGATGATAAATTCCATAAATATCATTACTGTTATAATCGATGAAGTGCATTTTTAGTAATGCTTCTAAATCGTTCTCCACATCATCATGATAAATTTTTTGAATATACTCCTTGATATTTGAGTTTAACTTTTTCAGTTCGGTTAATAAATAATCTGTACCTGCATAGACTTGTTCAAGTGCTACCATAGCAGTTGAGGTGTCTAAATTGTGTAAATACGAATAAATCGAGTAAACGAGACCCTGAACCTTACTGTTATCTTTCTTAGACAAGGACCGTAATGCATCTATGATTGTAATTGCATAGCCCTGAAAGTTGATATAATGTTTATAATTATTTGTAATTT of the Haloplasma contractile SSD-17B genome contains:
- a CDS encoding DUF4194 domain-containing protein, translated to MNLSSISDLFNEKYKKLSSSNRRNFIRIGNKLLSVCFITAKKDADFEDYYFVEENYKLFQHYFQLIGWKVELDQNLLVVTLFNQYEYNRLKLKLKESIILLILRLFYEEKATLGDVVITINELNKKFLSLNLQDRPITKTDLRSILSLFRRYNLVEYMDRDLTKGNSRLIIYPTILYAVKAYNIHEVYKKVEVYK
- a CDS encoding Wadjet anti-phage system protein JetA family protein, whose translation is MELTKNPKVFEVIPNNFFNVLAGENKDVYLDCIFIIHDYLQGKTSFGCDRDELIPVLKEYFDTLETKVKEDTQDPGIRTRDPREKAFSVLRRLRECGWISLEITNNYKHYINFQGYAITIIDALRSLSKKDNSKVQGLVYSIYSYLHNLDTSTAMVALEQVYAGTDYLLTELKKLNSNIKEYIQKIYHDDVENDLEALLKMHFIDYNSNDIYGIYHRLKTTDNVCKFRPYIIDKLEEIKKNRMLLETICNDLIKLNKYTIYDEAEKYTLMSINRVIESFNSIDQVIDDIDEKHSKYVSSSIAKVQFNLTNNGDIPSKINTILKYMVASSKDKKKKSIDQVSDEEMMEGLFELYTQHMINNNSLYKPPRKSGEFLPKEINKPEEVNEETKSLKLERLTKKNIYSKQSIDTIVKTYLQEKDSIKASMIQVESIDDLKVIVYIVLYSRSSNVSYRIKRKDSKIITDHYSFKDFEIWGK